Sequence from the Drosophila innubila isolate TH190305 chromosome 3L unlocalized genomic scaffold, UK_Dinn_1.0 0_D_3L, whole genome shotgun sequence genome:
acagcaacccaCAATGAATCCGACGCGGTCCATGCATGCATCGAAATCTTCTCAACCAACCAATGATATGTTAGAAAAGGATCCATTTGCAGCCATACGCGAATTGGGACAAGCAACTACAGGCTTCTACAACTACTTTCAGTGAGCACACGTGTATGGCCAGCGGCGTTGCATGCCTCGACGAAATCTCCTGCTTGCTGCATGTGGCATCTCGGTCTTAACATAAAGACTATAGGGtcttaataaaaacaaaaacaaaaaaacttaaaaaacaagaagaaaagaaacgaaaaacaaaaacaaaaaaattgcaaaattagaaaacccaaaaacagaaaatgaaTTGCTTGTTAACTTTAGCTCTCCccctttgcttttttttaattgcaattaatttaaatatgtagtcttaattattatatatgatATGCATACGTTTAGTAGTTACAAAAGCTGCAGCAGGTCGTTCCGCCCCTCGCACGCCCCAGGCGCTGTCATGCCGCAAGTAGCAGGGTCGCTCTGAGCATCCAGCCCTTATTAATTAGGCCCttgaaactaaaaactaaattaacttataaaaaaaaaaacacaaaaaacatacaaaaacgaaaaaaaaaaaattcaattagctagttttaagataattcagcaaagtttgtatttattaatcattCTATTGGTCGTAGATTATATGCTACGAAAAAGTTCAGTTTGGCCTAAGTGCGCTTGagttataaatacatacatataaatattgtaccTTACCTTGAGTTTTGTACAGCAGTTGACCATTCGAAAAATTAGTAACTGAAATATTATCATGTACTCAAATACATTATTAATTGTCATAATtcaaatctttaatttatttacgtaCTTATATcgtacaaatacaaatactgctttttaattgtactttaaatatacatGTAATGGCTATATGGGATACTTTTATTGTATgcacataaacatacatacacatgcatgAATCAAATCAACTTCAGGATAGAAATCTTCCGCATTGTACGTGATATATTCAGCATTTGGGAAATATGATAAGTATAATGGATAATGCTGCCTTCTGGAAGTCTCTATTGTAAACATGGACATGATGAGCTGAAGCAtgtagatttattttaatattttctccAGTATTCTCCTCTGGTTCACTCattcttaatattaatttggttaGCTAATCGTATTTGaatgcatataaatacatatacatatatgaatgtaATTAATCGtcttttacataaaaattacaacaaaaaacttagaaaataaatatatacttaatattaaataccagtaacaaatattaattatagttatatGTCTGTTTATCTTAACAACACATTTAATTAAGCACAAATAACTTTGACTACTGATTTGAAACACGAAACGCATCCAAACTACACATAACAAAAACTGTGTAATCCACTATAAAAATccgtataaaaaattaaaaaaaagatccCCAAGGGACAACAAAACCCATATTGTCTCTTTACTTTGATATTGCTTCGTAATCTACATTTTAAGCTGCCCAatcataaacatttaaaatctgTATGTCCTATACATGAATAAATTAaggaaatgtttttttttttacagcacTTTTAAAAAGTGAGAAAATCTTGTAGCAAAGTTTCtgcttatacatacatatgaatattAACAATTCCGTTACATCTctcatttatatttcaaaatgtaagAAATCCTTTAAATAATACGACGATACTCTCATATGATACAAATACAATGTTTATTCATGTGAACAGTAGCATTTACTATATGaacaattgtttatataaatgttatttcaaAATCTGTAACTTAACTAACAAAGTTCTTAATTAGAAATCTAAACTATTTTAGAAGCTCAAACTGGAACATTGAGTTTTGCCAATTCGTCCCGGACCTCATCGTACAGATCTTTGTATTCCTCATTCTGGCGGACGAGTAGGGCAACTGTGCCCCGCTTGACGCCCATCGCTGCGCCGAGGTCAGCACGACTTGGAGTGTAGGTGTAGGGAATGCCCTTTTCCTCGCAAACAGCAGGCAAGTGACACATAATGTCCACGGGTGTCACATCtccggcaaagatgcaaatgCTGCAGATGATATGATAAACATAAACTTGGAATGAAAGTCTCGATATAAATATTGAGTAAAGCTTACCCGGTTTCACCTTTGCGTAGACGCGTTTGAACATCCTTAAGTCCATTCCGCAAATAGGTTTTATGTTTCATGGCCTTCTTTACCAATTTATAGCATTTTTTGGCAAGTTTCTTACCTGCCATTGGTTTGGCTATAGcgttaataaataacaacttgTCGTCATAAGTCTCCTCGTCCTTAATAGTCACGTTTTCGACGACTTTAATGGAAGTGTCAGCCTCATCTGTCTGCTCCAGTTTTACTTTAACCATTTTATTAATTGGCAAAAAAATGTagattaatattttacaaaactCCCACAAATTTATGTTCGCTCAACTTGGATCGTAAACACGTGTAGCTATTTGCagagctgccaacttgttttaatgtCATGTCGCAACAAAAAAACGTGCTGGCAGCTTGGATCGCGAATTTAAGCTCATTTTGTgatcaatttcaaatatattaattgcaaatttcaaaatgcaattattttgcaattaattaataattttaagaaaattcaaaattctataaacgatatacaatttttaatttaccatttttggcattgttcCCAACATAGTAATTGTTGTCCGATTGGAA
This genomic interval carries:
- the LOC117789113 gene encoding H/ACA ribonucleoprotein complex subunit 2-like protein; its protein translation is MVKVKLEQTDEADTSIKVVENVTIKDEETYDDKLLFINAIAKPMAGKKLAKKCYKLVKKAMKHKTYLRNGLKDVQTRLRKGETGICIFAGDVTPVDIMCHLPAVCEEKGIPYTYTPSRADLGAAMGVKRGTVALLVRQNEEYKDLYDEVRDELAKLNVPV